The DNA window CCGCGGTCGTCACCACGGCGATCGGGGTGGTCCTGGGCATCGTCGCGGGTTACCTGGGCGGCGTGGTCGACTCGGTGATCATGTGGGTCACCGACGTCGCGCTGGCCATGCCGTTCCTCATCTTCGCGCTGGCCGTGGTCCCGACGTTCTCCCTGCGGTTCTACGGCCCCCGGGACGCGGTGCCCACCTGGTTCGCGGTGACCACGTTGATCGTGGTGTTCGCCGCGTTCGGCTGGACCGGCACGGCGCGGCTCGTCCGTGGACAGGTGGTGTCGCTGCGCGAGCGGGAGTTCGTCGAGGCGGCCCGGGCCAGCGGCGCCGGACTCGGCCACATGCTCTTCCGGCAGCTGCTGCCGAACATCTGGGCGCCCATCCTGGTCGCGTTCTCCCTGGCGGTGCCGTCGTACGTCACCGGTGAGGCGGCGCTGTCCTTCCTCGGCGTCGGGCTGCCCGAGTCGGTCCCGAGCTTCGGCCGGATGATCTACCGCAGCATCGACTACCTGCAGACCGACCCGGCGTACGTCTTCTTCCCGGGCATCACCATCTTCGCGCTCGTGCTGGCGTTCAACCTCTTCGGTGACGCACTGCGCGACGCGCTCGATCCGAAGTCGTCACGGTAAGGGGTTCGGCGCCATGGTCCGGTTCCTGCTGAAGCGGTTGCTGCTGGCGGTCTCGGTGCTGCTCGCGGTGAGCATCGTCAGCTTCCTCATGTTCTTCGCGCTGCCCCGCGACCCGGTCACCGGCATGTGCCCGAAGAACTGCAACGCCGAGCGCCTGGAGCGGGTGCGGACGGAGCTGGGTCTCAACGACCCGAAGCCGACGCAGTACGCCAACTACATGAAGGGCATCTTCGTCGGCCGCGACCTGGGCAGCGCGCAGGGCGGCAAGTGCGAGGCGCCCTGCCTCGGCTACTCGTACGTCAACAGCGAGGCGGTGCGCGACACCTTCGCCCGGGTGCTGCCGGTGACGTTGAACATCGTGCTCCCGGCGGCGGTGCTCTGGCTCGCCCTCGGGGTGGGGCTCGGGATGATATCGGCGCTGCGGCGGGGCTCGCTGCTCGACCGCGTCTCGATCGGGCTCACGCTCACCTTCGCCTCGTTGCAGCTCTACTTCGTCGGCGCCGTGCTGTTGCTGATCTTCGTGTACTCGTTGAAGATCCTGCCGACGCCGCGGTACGTGCCCTTCCTCGACAACCCGGTCGAGTGGGCGCGCGGGCTGGTGCTGGCCTGGGTGACGCTGGCCCTGCTGTTCTCCGCGATCTACGCCCGGCTGTCCCGGGCGCAGATGCTGGAGACGCTCTCCGAGGACTTCGTCCGGACCGCCCGGGCCAAGGGCGTGGCGAAGCGGAAGGTCTACGGGCGGCACGCGTTGCGGGCGGCGATCACGCCGATCGTGACGATCGCCGGTCTGGACGTGGGCGCGGCGCTCGGTGGCACGGTCATCACCGAGACGACGTTCGGCATCCACGGGCTGGGGCGTACCGCCGTGGAGGCGGTCCGCCAGGGCGACCTGCCGACCATCATGGCCACCGTGCTGGTCTCCGCGCTCTTCGTGGTCGTCGCGAACATCGTGGTCGACCTGCTCTACGCGTTCATCGATCCGCGGGTGCGCCTCGGCTGAGCTCCGTGTCGCAGTCGATTCGTTATCTGCTCGAAATTTACCGCGGATGAAAGCTAAGCGAAGCTTTCCTTCATCGGACCCGGAGGAGTGAGTATGCGAGCAAGACTCGCCACCGCCATGGGCGGTGCGATGGCACTGGTGGTCGCACTCAGTGCATGCAGCAAGAACACCGGCGACAACAGCGACAGCGTGGACACCAACAAGCCGCGTAGCGGCGCCATCGCGACCGACCCCAAGGACTCGCTCGGCCCGGCGGCGGAGGTGCCCGGCGCGGCCAAGGGCGGGACCTTCTACATCCTGCGCGAGAACAAGATCTCCCACCTGGACCCGCAGCGGGTCTACTCGTTTGCCGGCCTCATGGGGAGCCAGCTCTACGCCCGCTTCCTCACCACCTTCAAGGACGACGGCAAGGGCAACGTGACCCTGGTCGGCGACCTGGCCGAGACCCCCGGCAAGAACGTCAACAACGACTGCAAGGTCTGGGAATTCAAGATCAAGCAGGGCGTCAAGTTCGAGGACGGCCGTCCGATCACCTCCAAGGAGATCGCGTACGGCATCGCCCGCTCGTTCGACCCCGACCTGACCGGTGGCCCGACCTACCTGCAGGAGTGGCTGGCCGACAGCCCGCAGTACGACACCAAGTGGAACTTCAAGGCCAACAAGACCTCGCTGCCGCCGGGCCTGAGCACCCCGGACGCGCAGACGCTGCGCTTCGAGTTCAACAAGCCGCGCTGTGACCTGCCGTTCGCCGTGTCGCTGCCGGCCACCGCGCCGCTGCCGCCGGACAAGGACACCGGCGTCAACCTGGACAACCAGCCGTTCTCGTCCGGGCCCTACAAGTTCACCAAGCACACGCCCGGCGTGGAGATGGTGCTCGAGCGCAACGAGAACTGGGACCCGACGACCGACCCGGTGCGGCACGCGTACCCGGACAAGTTCGTCTGGACCCTCGGCGCGGACAACGCCACCCAGACCAACCGGGTGCTCGCCGGCACCGGCAACGACGCCGCCGCGGTGGCGACCGGCGGCGTGCCGTCGGAGCTGATCGCGAAGGTCACCGGCGACGCCAAGCTCAAGGAGCGGATGATCGTCGCCGCCACGCCGAACGCCTACCGGCTGAGCATCAACACGACGCGGGTCACCGACCTGTCCGTGCGGCAGGCGATCAACTACGCGATCGACCGCAGCAGCATCACCAAGAACCTCGGCGGCCCCTACGGCGCCGTGCCGCTGACCACGCTGCTGCCGCCCACCACGCTCGGCTACAAGCAGTTCGACGCGTACCCGGCGGGCGAGAGCGGCAACCCGGACAAGGCGAAGGAGCTGCTCGCCGGCAAGTCGGTGAACCTGGTGCTCGGCACCTCCGACGACACCCCGTCGCAGGAGACCGCCACCCAGGTCAAGAACGCCCTGGAGAAGGCCGGCTTCAC is part of the Micromonospora halotolerans genome and encodes:
- a CDS encoding ABC transporter permease — its product is MSLSPVEGVALAEIESTGEGPEEKGLVGRSPGQLVWSRLRRDRTALVSGIVLAVFIVAAIAAPLLQRLYGMSPSQQFGDLLDSTGMPLGYVGGVSGDHWFGLEPGLGRDIFIRMIYGIRTSLLIALGAAVVTTAIGVVLGIVAGYLGGVVDSVIMWVTDVALAMPFLIFALAVVPTFSLRFYGPRDAVPTWFAVTTLIVVFAAFGWTGTARLVRGQVVSLREREFVEAARASGAGLGHMLFRQLLPNIWAPILVAFSLAVPSYVTGEAALSFLGVGLPESVPSFGRMIYRSIDYLQTDPAYVFFPGITIFALVLAFNLFGDALRDALDPKSSR
- a CDS encoding ABC transporter permease translates to MVRFLLKRLLLAVSVLLAVSIVSFLMFFALPRDPVTGMCPKNCNAERLERVRTELGLNDPKPTQYANYMKGIFVGRDLGSAQGGKCEAPCLGYSYVNSEAVRDTFARVLPVTLNIVLPAAVLWLALGVGLGMISALRRGSLLDRVSIGLTLTFASLQLYFVGAVLLLIFVYSLKILPTPRYVPFLDNPVEWARGLVLAWVTLALLFSAIYARLSRAQMLETLSEDFVRTARAKGVAKRKVYGRHALRAAITPIVTIAGLDVGAALGGTVITETTFGIHGLGRTAVEAVRQGDLPTIMATVLVSALFVVVANIVVDLLYAFIDPRVRLG
- a CDS encoding ABC transporter substrate-binding protein, whose translation is MRARLATAMGGAMALVVALSACSKNTGDNSDSVDTNKPRSGAIATDPKDSLGPAAEVPGAAKGGTFYILRENKISHLDPQRVYSFAGLMGSQLYARFLTTFKDDGKGNVTLVGDLAETPGKNVNNDCKVWEFKIKQGVKFEDGRPITSKEIAYGIARSFDPDLTGGPTYLQEWLADSPQYDTKWNFKANKTSLPPGLSTPDAQTLRFEFNKPRCDLPFAVSLPATAPLPPDKDTGVNLDNQPFSSGPYKFTKHTPGVEMVLERNENWDPTTDPVRHAYPDKFVWTLGADNATQTNRVLAGTGNDAAAVATGGVPSELIAKVTGDAKLKERMIVAATPNAYRLSINTTRVTDLSVRQAINYAIDRSSITKNLGGPYGAVPLTTLLPPTTLGYKQFDAYPAGESGNPDKAKELLAGKSVNLVLGTSDDTPSQETATQVKNALEKAGFTVTIKPIPEDGYLDFVKKKSNPWDIWVDSWAADWPSGASILPVLFDGRNIKAEGNSNTSQLNNQAINAEFDRVLAEDPAKQAEEWSALDEKLMKESAPAVPLYNEVVSVAHGEKAGGLFIGSIFGWPSFVNAYVKQ